One Echeneis naucrates chromosome 1, fEcheNa1.1, whole genome shotgun sequence DNA segment encodes these proteins:
- the LOC115041258 gene encoding protein AF-17 isoform X3: MREMVGGCCVCSDERGWAENPLVYCDGHGCSVAVHQACYGIVQVPTGPWFCRKCESQERAARVRCELCPHKDGALKRTDSGGWAHVVCALYIPEVQFANVLTMEPIILQYVPHERYIKTCYICEDHGKESKAACGACMTCNRQGCRQAFHVTCAQMAGLLCEEEGPEADNVKYCGYCKHHYNKMQKKLRSSENTSSSFSHSRGRSSSPSQDKHHHHRQRKSHKDKIRQKERHKKSSDSLTSSVTTSGLEKISSHHSSKDSEGKSKKLSSHSHGHRSSKKTGSTGKSCSSSSCSSSPFNTGGSLSSTQDFHQFSSSSRLERDHERADDHSGEERKERHRRAAVQEDDDEEDDEKEDKDEEEEEEEDSKYHKPPALTPADGPLVGSQGHDRSEGNSSPFENKVTISTFGSIMRITSSSGLGSSSKIRKISSSDYKPSKSLCKPSQLSTPPILEEADLGDKATPPPLPRERRHRGNKKSRHGPGRPRGSKNRERREEELHHHHHHTAPPPPALTSSLYPSPSSIPHPAFPSTVPPTTTSSSSSSSLVSLSSSSSSSSSSSFSSSSAGSFSTSRGNSLLGSGIYSSLKDPLTLGGGVCSTPLSLGGGVCSTSLALGGGMCSTPLSSGLLPSHISSLSLPSVNAVSNTQVNLGSSTSYSLASSQPFASCLSTTQTLPPLLSQAQTSLPESDLDDCRFPCQGNSPRESLSSQSPMSCLPLLFDQRDGLSTGVRARPENVPPASSHIELLLEKHGNGERGVNIVEMLQSLHSLQQENQRLQDQILSLTAKKERLQLLNTELAVSFPHVHSAQSSLHTSAQISFLSSTQDPLSTNKSPLSKSCFLNDTSFVTSSEELHSGSPSRSSSSLSFQSTPPPQQSPASFSQPLLNGLSRGLSDGLGAMSQTSSSSLPVVGGLMASLTGSPQLAMNGVLGSLNGVIQSPVQNAPPPALPALRPQPPPLNPQALAHGFQLPKSVSPSSLLSEQQKQLLLEQQQQQQLQQFLTSQNFTPEQQVAVCQMLQQQRQRELQRLTLTGALTSTPNSPMIAQSPNLMSSATASPLQGSQGGSLFGLQDNTLHKPGAGGEKGGDKNG, encoded by the exons ATGCGGGAAATGGTCGGAGGTTGCTGCGTGTGTTCAGACGAGCGAGGCTGGGCTGAGAATCCGCTGGTGTACTGTGATGGACACGGCTGCAGCGTCGCCGTGCACCAAG CATGCTATGGCATTGTCCAGGTGCCCACCGGCCCATGGTTTTGTCGGAAGTGTGAATCACAGGAGAGGGCAGCACGTGTG AGGTGTGAACTGTGCCCCCACAAAGATGGTGCCCTCAAGAGGACAGACAGCGGAG GCTGGGCCCACGTTGTGTGTGCCCTTTACATCCCAGAGGTGCAGTTTGCCAACGTCCTCACGATGGAGCCCATTATCCTGCAATATGTCCCGCATGAGCGATACATCAAG ACCTGTTACATCTGTGAGGACCATGGGAAGGAGAGTAAGGCTGCTTGTGGAGCCTGCATGACCTGCAACCGACAGGGCTGCAGACAAGCATTTCATGTCACTTG TGCTCAGATGGCTGGTCtgctgtgtgaggaggaggggccGGAAGCTGACAATGTGAAATACTGTGGCTACTGCAAGCATCACTACAACAAAATG CAGAAGAAGTTGCGCTCGAGTGAAAATACAAGTAGCTCCTTCAGTCATTCCAGAGGGCGCTCCAGCTCTCCATCACAGgacaaacaccaccaccacagacaGAGGAAG agtCATAAGGACAAGATCAGACAAAAAGAGCGCCACAAGAAGTCCTCTGATAGCCTGACCTCATCAGTGACCACCAGCGGCCTAGAAAAG ATCTCCAGTCACCACAGCAGCAAGGACAGTGAGGGCAAGTCCAAGAAGCTGAGCTCGCATAGTCATGGCCATCGCAGCAGTAAAAAGACAGGAAGCACTGGCAagagctgctcctcctcctcctgctcctccagtcCATTCAACACTG GTGGGTCCTTGTCTTCTACTCAGGATTTTCATCAGTTCTCATCTTCATCCCGCCTGGAGCGTGACCATGAACGAGCAGATGACCACAGTGGAGAGGAACGCAAGGAGCGTCACAGGAGGGCAGCAGTCCAGGAAGATGATGACGAAGAGGACGATGAAAAGGAGGacaaagatgaggaagaggaagaagaggaggacagtAAATACCACAAGCCACCAGCATTGACTCCTGCTGATGGCCCTTTGGTGGGGTCACAGGGTCATGACAGGTCAGAAGGCAACTCAAGCCCTTTTGAGAACAAGGTTACCATCTCAACCTTTGGGTCCATCATGCGCATCACCTCATCATCAGGGTTGGGCAGCAGCAGTAAGATCCGCAAGATCTCTTCCTCAGACTACAAACCCTCCAAGTCTCTCTGCAAGCCATCTCAACTGAGCACTCCACCTATCCTTGAGGAGGCAGACTTGGGGGACAAAGCCACACCTCCACCGCTGCCCAGAGAGAGGAGGCACCGTGGCAACAAGAAGAGCCGTCATGGTCCAGGTCGCCCACGGGGCAGCAAGAAccgagagaggagggaagaagagcttcatcaccaccatcaccacacaGCACCTCCCCCTCCAGCATTAACCTCCTCACTCTACCCAAGCCCATCCTCCATCCCACACCCTGCCTTTCCCTCTACAGTacctcccaccaccacctcttcctcttcttcttcatctttggtttctttgtcgtcttcttcttcttcttcttcttcttcttctttctcttcctcctctgctggcAGTTTTTCCACAAGCCGTGGCAACTCACTGCTTGGCTCTG GTATTTACTCCAGTCTCAAGGACCCCCTCACACTGGGCGGGGGTGTGTGCAGTACCCCTCTCTCCTTAGGTGGAGGGGTGTGTAGCACCTCTTTGGCCCTGGGAGGGGGCATGTGTAgcactcctctctcctcaggACTCCTTCCATCCCACATatcctcactctctcttccaTCAGTCAACGCTGTCTCAAACACACAG GTCAATCTAGGATCCAGCACCTCGTATAGCCTGGCCTCCTCTCAGCCTTTCGCCAGCTGTCTCTCCACGACCCAGACACTGCCGCCACTACTGAGCCAAGCCCAGACCTCACTGCCAG AGTCCGACCTCGATGACTGTCGCTTTCCATGTCAGGGGAACTCACCAAGGGAGAGTCTTTCTTCACA GTCTCCCATGAgctgtcttcctcttctgtttgacCAGAGAGATGGCTTAAGCACAGGAGTCAGAGCCCGTCCTGAGAACGTCCCTCCAGCCAGCTCTCACATTGAGCTGCTCCTAGAGAAACATGGCAACGGAGAGAGGGGAGTCAACA TTGTGGAAATGCTGCAGTCACTTCATTCCCTGCAGCAAGAGAACCAAAGGCTCCAGGACCAGATTCTCAGCCTTACGGCCAAGAAGGAGCGACTGCAACTGCTTAACACGGAGCTGGCCGTGTCATTTCCACATGTTCATTCTGCTCAGAGCTCCTTACACACCTCTGCCCAGATCAGCTTCCTGTCATCCACCCAAG ACCCCTTGAGCACCAATAAGAGCCCCCTGTCCAAAAGCTGCTTCCTGAATGACACCTCCTTTGTTACCTCATCTGAG GAGCTTCACTCTGGTAGCCCGTCCCGCAGTAGCTCATCCCTCTCTTTCCAGAGTACTCCTCCCCCTCAGCAGAGTCCCGCCTCCTTCAGCCAGCCCCTGTTGAACGGCTTGAGTCGGGGTTTAAGTGACGGTTTGGGGGCCATGAGTCAAACCAGCAGCTCCTCTTTGCCAGTTGTTGGTGGGCTCATGGCATCTCTCACTGGCAGTCCTCAGTTGGCCATGAATGGTGTGCTGGGAAGTCTGAATGGCGTGATCCAGTCTCCTGTGCAGAATGCCCCTCCGCCTGCACTTCCTGCTCTGCGCCCTCAACCTCCACCACTCAACCCACAGGCACTAGCACATGGCTTCCAGCTTCCCAAGAGTGTGAGCCC gTCCTCTCTCCTGTCAGAGCAGCAAAAGCAGCTTCTCCttgagcagcaacaacagcagcaactcCAGCAGTTCCTCACCTCACAGAACTTCACTCCT